The following coding sequences lie in one Peromyscus maniculatus bairdii isolate BWxNUB_F1_BW_parent chromosome 3, HU_Pman_BW_mat_3.1, whole genome shotgun sequence genomic window:
- the Fgl2 gene encoding fibroleukin — translation MRLPGWFWLSSAVLAACRAGQVHNLTEGLEDASAQAACPARLEGSGKCEGSQCPFQLTLPTLTLQLPRQFGSMEEVLKEVRTLKEAVDGLRKSCQDCKLQADDHRDPGGMASDSRVQELESQVNKLSSELKNAKDEIQGLQGRLETLHLVNMNNIETYVDDKVANLTFVVNSLDGKCSKCPSQELSQPQPVQHLIYKDCSDYYAIGKRSSETYRVTPDPRHSSFEVYCDMETMGGGWTVLQARLDGSTNFTREWKDYKVGFGNLDREFWLGNDKIHLLTKSKEMILRIDLEDFNGVTLYALYDQFYVANEFLKYRLHIGNYNGTAGDALRFSKHYNHDLKFFTTPDRDNDRYPSGNCGLYYSSGWWFDACLSANLNGKYYHQKYKGVRNGIFWGTWPGISQAQPGGYKSSFKQAKMMIRPKNFKP, via the exons ATGAGGCTTCCCGGCTGGTTCTGGCTGAGCTCCGCGGTCCTCGCTGCCTGCAGAGCAGGGCAGGTGCACAACCTGACCGAGGGGCTGGAGGATGCGAGCGCCCAGGCTGCCTGCCCTGCGAGGCTGGAGGGCAGCGGGAAGTGCGAGGGGAGCCAGTGCCCCTTCCAGCTCACCCTGCCCACGCTGACCCTCCAGCTCCCGCGGCAGTTCGGCAGCATGGAGGAGGTGCTCAAAGAAGTACGGACCCTCAAGGAAGCCGTGGACGGTCTGAGGAAATCCTGCCAGGACTGCAAGTTGCAGGCTGACGACCATCGAGACCCGGGCGGGATGGCCTCCGACAGCAGAGTCCAGGAACTGGAGAGTCAGGTGAACAAGTTGTCCTCGGAGCTCAAGAATGCAAAGGACGAGATCCAGGGGCTGCAGGGGCGCCTGGAGACGCTCCATCTTGTAAATATGAACAACATCGAGACCTACGTTGACGACAAAGTGGCAAATCTAACGTTTGTGGTCAACAGTTTGGACGGCAAATGTTCCAAGTGTCCCAGCCAAGAGTTAAGCCAGCCACAGCCGG tTCAACATCTAATATACAAAGATTGCTCTGACTACTATGCAATAGGAAAGAGAAGCAGTGAGACCTACAGAGTCACACCTGATCCCAGACACAGTAGCTTTGAGGTGTACTGTGACATGGAGACCATGGGGGGAGGCTGGACCGTGCTGCAGGCTCGCCTTGATGGAAGTACCAACTTCACCAGAGAATGGAAAGACTACAAAGTAGGCTTTGGAAACCTTGACCGAGAATTTTGGCTGGGTAATGATAAAATTCATCTGCTGACCAAGAGTAAGGAAATGATTTTGAGAATAGATCTTGAAGACTTTAATGGTGTCACACTGTATGCCTTGTATGATCAGTTTTATGTGGCTAATGAATTTCTCAAATACCGATTACATATCGGTAACTACAATGGCACAGCGGGAGATGCCTTACGTTTCAGTAAACATTACAACCACGATCTGAAGTTTTTCACCACCCCAGACAGAGACAATGACAGGTATCCCTCTGGGAACTGCGGGCTCTACTACAGCTCAGGCTGGTGGTTTGATGCATGTCTCTCTGCAAACTTAAATGGCAAATATTATCACCAGAAATACAAAGGTGTCCGCAACGGGATTTTCTGGGGCACCTGGCCAGGTATAAGCCAAGCACAGCCTGGTGGCTACAAGTCCTCCTTTAAGCAGGCCAAGATGATGATTAGACCCAAGAATTTCAAGCCATAA